One Prunus dulcis chromosome 8, ALMONDv2, whole genome shotgun sequence DNA window includes the following coding sequences:
- the LOC117638735 gene encoding organ-specific protein S2-like → MKEQHMPQAIEGLLVDISDSTPKEKADCHEKVKKPFVEVDVEVEEFEQRPNALVYNAVAAKEDKQPFVKDFEPRPNALVYNAFAAKEDKQPFVKDFEPRPDSLLYNEFAAKEDKQPFVKDFEPRPNALVYND, encoded by the coding sequence ATGAAAGAGCAACATATGCCACAGGCAATTGAAGGCCTCCTTGTTGATATTTCTGATTCAACACCAAAAGAGAAAGCCGACTGCCatgaaaaagtgaaaaaaccTTTTGTTGAGGTTGACGTTGAGGTTGAGGAATTTGAACAAAGGCCAAATGCTTTGGTTTACAATGCAGTTGCAGCAAAAGAAGATAAGCAGCCATTTGTGAAAGATTTTGAGCCCAGGCCAAATGCTTTGGTTTACAATGCATTTGCAGCAAAAGAAGATAAGCAGCCATTTGTGAAAGATTTTGAGCCAAGGCCAGATTCTTTGCTTTACAATGAATTTGCAGCAAAAGAAGATAAGCAGCCATTTGTGAAAGATTTTGAGCCCAGGCCAAATGCTTTGGTTTACAATGACTAA
- the LOC117638717 gene encoding BURP domain-containing protein BNM2A-like, with amino-acid sequence MNKMARTFNKGRNMASGLALWNPLLHLLVLVMCIQGTGGRKMSETQDGDGHETTHTEHAHAHHPSSHMHHHMDPSFMIFFTLEDLKEGKTRAIYFPKINPSKSPHLLPREEADQIPFSSKQLLHLLHFFSFSQDSPQAKAMEDTLRQCEIEPIKGEIKSCATSLESMLDFTRGVFGLDTPFSVVATTHLTNSTTNFQNYTILEEPKEILAPKMVACHTMSYPYVVFYCHSQKSVNKVFKVLLGGEDGDRVEAVAVCHLDTSQWSPNHASFSVLRTKPGASAVCHFFPADNLVWVPASTSM; translated from the exons ATGAACAAAATGGCAAGGACTTTTAACAAGGGAAGAAACATGGCTTCCGGACTTGCTCTCTGGAACCCCTTACTTCATCTACTTGTGCTTGTTATG TGTATTCAAGGAACTGGAGGCAGGAAGATGAGTGAAACACAAGATGGTGATGGCCATGAAACAACACATACAGAGCATGCTCATGCTCATCATCCATCATCCCACATGCATCATCACATGGACCCTtcatttatgattttcttCACCTTGGAGGACCTAAAGGAGGGCAAAACCAGGGCCATCTATTTTCCCAAAATAAACCCTTCAAAATCTCCCCACTTGTTACCAAGGGAAGAAGCTGATCAAATTCCTTTCTCATCAAAACAACTCCTCCACCTCCTTcacttcttctccttctctcaAGACTCTCCCCAAGCCAAGGCCATGGAAGACACTCTCAGGCAGTGTGAGATTGAACCCATCAAGGGAGAGATCAAGTCCTGTGCTACATCCCTAGAATCCATGCTTGACTTCACACGTGGCGTCTTCGGATTGGACACCCCTTTCAGTGTTGTGGCCACAACCCATCTCACAAATTCAACTACCAATTTCCAGAACTACACTATTTTGGAAGAGCCCAAGGAGATTTTGGCTCCCAAGATGGTGGCTTGCCACACCATGTCTTACCCTTACGTAGTTTTCTACTGCCACAGCCAGAAAAGTGTGAACAAGGTTTTCAAGGTTTTGTTGGGTGGTGAGGATGGAGATAGGGTAGAAGCTGTTGCTGTTTGTCACTTGGACACCTCTCAATGGAGCCCTAATCATGCATCTTTCAGTGTGCTTAGGACTAAGCCAGGGGCTTCTGCTGTGTGTCATTTCTTTCCTGCTGATAATCTTGTGTGGGTTCCAGCATCCACTTCAATGTAG
- the LOC117637014 gene encoding ras-related protein Rab7, with protein sequence MPSRRRTLLKVIILGDSGVGKTSLMNQYVNKKFSNQYKATIGADFLTKEVQFEDRLFTLQIWDTAGQERFQSLGVAFYRGADCCVLVYDVNSMKSFDNLNNWREEFLIQASPSDPENFPFVVIGNKVDVDGGNSRVVSEKKARAWCASKGNIPYYETSAKEGINVEEAFQCIAKDALKSGEEEEIYLPDTIDVGSSNQPRSTGCEC encoded by the exons ATGCCGTCTCGAAGAAGAACGCTCCTGAAGGTCATCATCCTCGGCGACAGCGG GGTGGGGAAGACTTCTTTGATGAATCA ATATGTAAATAAGAAATTCAGCAATCAATACAAAGCGACGATTGGAGCTGATTTTTTGACGAAGGAAGTTCAGTTTGAAGACAGGCTCTTCACCTTGCAG ATCTGGGATACAGCTGGCCAGGAACGATTCCAAAGCCTTGGTGTAGCTTTTTACCGTGGTGCTGATTGCTGTGTTCTTGTTTATGATGTTAATTCAATGAAATCATTTGATAACCTTAACAACTGGAGGGAAGAATTTCTTATTCAg GCAAGTCCTTCAGATCCagaaaattttccatttgttGTCATAGGAAACAAGGTTGATGTAGATGGTGGAAATAGTAGAGTG GTTTCAGAGAAAAAGGCTCGAGCATGGTGTGCATCAAAAGGAAATATTCCATACTATGAAACCTCTGCCAAGGAAGGCATTAATGTGGAAGAAGCTTTCCAGTGCATAGCAAAGGATGCTCTGAAGAGTGGGGAAGAAGAGGAGAT ATACTTGCCGGATACCATTGACGTTGGAAGCAGCAATCAGCCAAGATCAACTGGATGCGAGTGTTAA
- the LOC117637884 gene encoding organ-specific protein P4-like isoform X1: MKSLCAILALFSLLLFAKTTYSRRDVGKYWKNVMKEQPMPQAIEGLLVDISDSTPKEKADCHEKVKKPFVGVDVEVEEFEPRRNALVYNAVEAKEDKQPFVKDFEPRPNALLYNAFAAKEDKQPFVKDFEPRPNALLYNAFAAKEDKQPFVKDFEPRPNALLYNAFAAKEDKQPFVKDFEPRPNALLYNAFAAKEDKQPFVKDFEPRPNALVYND, encoded by the exons ATGAAGTCCCTTTGTGCTATCTTagctcttttctctcttcttttg TTTGCCAAAACAACATATTCAAGAAGAGATGTCGGGAAATACTGGAAAAATGTCATGAAAGAGCAACCTATGCCACAGGCAATTGAAGGCCTCCTTGTTGATATTTCTGATTCAACACCAAAAGAGAAAGCCGACTGCCatgaaaaagtgaaaaaaccTTTTGTTGGGGTTGACGTTGAGGTTGAGGAATTTGAACCAAGGCGAAATGCTTTGGTTTACAATGCAGTTGAAGCAAAAGAAGATAAGCAGCCATTTGTGAAAGACTTTGAGCCCAGGCCAAATGCTTTGCTTTACAATGCATTTGCAGCAAAAGAAGATAAGCAGCCATTTGTGAAAGACTTTGAGCCCAGGCCAAATGCTTTGCTTTACAATGCATTTGCAGCAAAAGAAGATAAGCAGCCATTTGTGAAAGACTTTGAGCCCAGGCCAAATGCTTTGCTTTACAATGCATTTGCAGCAAAAGAAGATAAGCAGCCATTTGTGAAAGACTTTGAGCCCAGGCCAAATGCTTTGCTTTACAATGCATTTGCAGCAAAAGAAGATAAGCAGCCATTTGTGAAAGATTTTGAGCCCAGGCCAAATGCTTTGGTTTACAATGACTAA
- the LOC117638452 gene encoding organ-specific protein P4-like — MKFLRATLAFFSLLLFAKTTESRGGAGIDWEYIRKEQPLMPGLLVEHSDSTPKKEANCHENTGKPVVDTMEFEPRPFISAYNDEEGKAEFSAKDSEPKSQAYPDKQPLESKENKQSFDEDFDPRKYIFLFTMTNRTSIPISL; from the exons ATGAAGTTCCTTCGTGCCACCTtagctttcttctctcttcttttg TTTGCTAAAACTACAGAATCAAGAGGAGGTGCAGGAATTGACTGGGAATATATCAGGAAAGAGCAACCCCTTATGCCAGGCCTCCTTGTTGAACATTCTGattcaacaccaaaaaaagaagccaaCTGCCATGAAAATACAGGAAAACCTGTTGTTGACACTATGGAATTTGAACCCAGACCGTTTATCTCAGCTTACAATGATGAAGAAGGCAAAGCAGAGTTCTCTGCCAAAGACTCTGAGCCAAAGTCCCAGGCTTACCCTGACAAGCAGCCACTTgagtcaaaagaaaataagcaGTCATTTGATGAAGACTTTGATCCaaggaaatatatatttctttttacaatgaCTAATAGAACATCAATA CCAATTAGTCTTtga
- the LOC117637884 gene encoding organ-specific protein P4-like isoform X2, producing the protein MKSLCAILALFSLLLFAKTTYSRRDVGKYWKNVMKEQPMPQAIEGLLVDISDSTPKEKADCHEKVKKPFVGVDVEVEEFEPRPNALLYNAFAAKEDKQPFVKDFEPRPNALLYNAFAAKEDKQPFVKDFEPRPNALLYNAFAAKEDKQPFVKDFEPRPNALLYNAFAAKEDKQPFVKDFEPRPNALVYND; encoded by the exons ATGAAGTCCCTTTGTGCTATCTTagctcttttctctcttcttttg TTTGCCAAAACAACATATTCAAGAAGAGATGTCGGGAAATACTGGAAAAATGTCATGAAAGAGCAACCTATGCCACAGGCAATTGAAGGCCTCCTTGTTGATATTTCTGATTCAACACCAAAAGAGAAAGCCGACTGCCatgaaaaagtgaaaaaaccTTTTGTTGGGGTTGACGTTGAGGTTGAGGAATTTGAACCAAG GCCAAATGCTTTGCTTTACAATGCATTTGCAGCAAAAGAAGATAAGCAGCCATTTGTGAAAGACTTTGAGCCCAGGCCAAATGCTTTGCTTTACAATGCATTTGCAGCAAAAGAAGATAAGCAGCCATTTGTGAAAGACTTTGAGCCCAGGCCAAATGCTTTGCTTTACAATGCATTTGCAGCAAAAGAAGATAAGCAGCCATTTGTGAAAGACTTTGAGCCCAGGCCAAATGCTTTGCTTTACAATGCATTTGCAGCAAAAGAAGATAAGCAGCCATTTGTGAAAGATTTTGAGCCCAGGCCAAATGCTTTGGTTTACAATGACTAA
- the LOC117637434 gene encoding SWI/SNF complex subunit SWI3D, with protein MEEKRRDAAGAQPPSNAESPAAEPSSARRRGGAQKRKASSLGGSTSSSTPSKRFTREKAMLSHPPIHNGPLTRARQGPSSLGSASASGAAVKPTVAKRPDPVGEAVAELVKRESELEALEASMEAEFEAIRSRNANAHVVPSHCGWFSWTKVHPIEEQMLPSFFNGKSETRTPDAYLEIRNCIMKIFHANPGVFIELKDLLELEVGDFDARQEVMEFLDHWGLINFDPSPPTGSAVASAEGDGLAEKDSLVDKLYHFEALQSRSSVVPKTNITTPTVPSGLFPESAIAEELVRPEGPAVEYHCNSCSADCSRKRYHCQKQADFDLCTDCFSNGKFDSGMSSSDFILMEPAEAPGVSGGKWTDQETLLLLEALELYKENWNEIAEHVATKTKAQCILHFVQMPIEDTFLDYEDDIDASAKETADPTSTDNESLAPKDAPETTENKTGASESDPQTSPVETSKEVTEVNVGQDTSKPEDVNEVKVGEETSKLEDTGELKVDQETDESFALNALKEAFEVVGYPPTSEGQLSFAEVGNPAMALAAFLARLVGPDVAIASAHNSLKSISASSPGTELATRHCFLLEDPPSDNKEQAGPDSVVAEVLKDKVQEDIVDEDKSQKEDNATSGLEDKDLSNDKGDKILEKPSPEEKSQSAEEQDGIVSHEEVEADNLNKSDNLELPKDQSPTTVGKLDDSKLEAENPPSSEKESGEGISVGKPSEPTDTPKDVDMCDSLPSTKDKPQQPVTSNSVEEPPRSTEASKDLDVSSSLASQINEPQQPVTAKSEEPPQPTEESKDVDMVSDPQPPEQDDSQQPVASNSMVATGASEDQTNDGKSEKHDTIETKVDQKIDKLKHAAVSTISAAAVKAKLLAEQEEDQIRQLAAMLIEKQLHKLEAKLGFFSEMENVVMRVREQLDRSRQKLYHERAQIIAARLGLPGSSSRPMPSSMPANRMAMNVANSVPRPPLNMTSLRPPMSRPMGPTAPTSSQFSPTALAGSSIRPPSQDKLSSVGSK; from the exons ATGGAAGAGAAGCGCCGTGACGCCGCCGGAGCTCAGCCGCCGTCAAATGCCGAATCTCCGGCCGCCGAGCCATCTTCTGCTCGGCGCCGCGGCGGAGCCCAGAAGAGAAAGGCCAGCAGCCTCGGCGGCTCCACCTCTTCATCCACGCCGTCCAAACGCTTCACTCGCGAGAAGGCTATGCTCTCTCACCCTCCGATCCACAATGGCCCTTTGACCCGGGCCCGCCAGGGCCCAAGCAGCCTTGGTTCGGCTTCTGCGTCTGGGGCTGCCGTGAAGCCGACGGTAGCCAAGCGGCCCGACCCGGTGGGAGAGGCGGTGGCAGAGCTGGTGAAGAGGGagagcgagttggaggctctGGAGGCTTCTATGGAGGCTGAGTTTGAAGCCATTAGATCTCGCAATGCGAATGCTCATGTGGTTCCAAGTCATTGTG GTTGGTTTTCATGGACAAAGGTTCACCCCATTGAGGAGCAAATGTTGCCATCTTTCTTTAATGGGAAGTCTGAGACGAGAACTCCTGATGCATACTTGGAGATACGTAATTGTATTATGAAGATATTCCATGCGAATCCAGGCGtatttattgaattgaagGATTTGTTGGAGCTTGAAGTTGGCGACTTTGATGCTAGACAAGAAGTAATGGAATTTTTGGACCATTggggtttaattaatttcgaCCCGTCCCCACCAACAGGTTCTGCTGTGGCCAGTGCCGAGGGTGATGGGTTGGCAGAAAAGGATTCTTTGGTTGATAAGTTGTATCACTTTGAAGCATTACAATCACGCTCATCAGTTGTTCCAAAGACTAATATAACAACCCCAACTGTGCCATCTGGGTTGTTTCCTGAGTCTGCAATTGCTGAAGAGTTGGTGAGGCCTGAGGGACCAGCTGTTGAGTACCATTGTAACTCTTGTTCAGCTGATTGCTCACGCAAGCGCTACCATTGCCAGAAGCAG GCAGATTTTGATCTATGTACTGATTGTTTTAGTAATGGGAAATTCGACTCTGGTATGTCTTCATCAGATTTCATTCTTATGGAGCCTGCTGAAGCTCCTGGGGTAAGTGGTGGGAAGTGGACGGATCAGGAGACTCTCCTTCTCCTTGAAGCACTAGAACTTTATAAAGAAAACTGGAATGAGATTGCTGAACATGttgcaacaaaaacaaaagctcaATGTATATTGCACTTTGTTCAAATGCCAATTGAGGACACCTTTCTTGATTATGAGGATGATATTGATGCTAGTGCAAAAGAAACTGCAGATCCTACTTCAACTGACAATGAATCATTGGCCCCCAAGGATGCCCCCGAAACAACAGAGAATAAGACTGGTGCTAGTGAGAGTGACCCCCAAACTTCCCCAGTGGAAACTTCAAAAGAAGTGACTGAAGTAAATGTTGGACAAGATACTTCAAAGCCAGAGGATGTAAATGAAGTCAAAGTGGGTGAGGAAACTTCAAAATTGGAAGATACTGGGGAATTAAAAGTTGATCAGGAGACAGATGAGAGCTTTGCACTGAATGCACTTAAAGAAGCGTTTGAAGTTGTTGGTTATCCTCCAACATCTGAAGGTCAACTTTCATTTGCAGAAGTGGGAAACCCTGCCATGGCATTG GCAGCATTCCTTGCACGTTTGGTGGGACCTGATGTTGCTATTGCTTCAGCGCATAATTCTTTGAAATCCATATCTGCCAGTTCTCCTGGCACTGAGCTGGCTACAAGGCATTGCTTTCTATTGGAAGATCCACCAAGTGACAACAAGGAACAAGCTGGTCCTGATAG TGTTGTTGCCGAAGTGCTGAAAGACAAAGTCCAGGAAGACATAGTTGATGAAGACAAAAGCCAGAAAGAGGATAACGCCACCTCAGGTTTGGAAGATAAAGATTTATCAAATGATAAAGGTGACAAGATACTTGAAAAACCTTCTCCCGAAGAAAAGTCACAATCTGCAGAAGAACAGGATGGCATAGTTTCTCATGAAGAAGTAGAAGCTGATAATTTGAACAAATCAGACAATTTAGAGTTACCAAAGGACCAATCACCAACTACTGTGGGGAAGTTGGATGATTCAAAACTCGAGGCAGAGAATCCACCAAGTTCTGAGAAGGAGTCAGGAGAGGGAATTTCAGTAGGAAAGCCATCTGAACCTACAGACACACCTAAGGATGTGGATATGTGTGATTCACTTCCCTCAACAAAGGATAAGCCTCAGCAGCCAGTTACATCAAATTCAGTTGAGGAACCTCCCCGTTCTACAGAGGCATCAAAAGATCTGGATGTGTCCAGTTCTCTGGCTTCACAAATAAATGAGCCTCAGCAACCGGTTACTGCCAAATCAGAAGAACCTCCTCAACCTACAGAGGAATCAAAGGATGTAGACATGGTGTCTGACCCTCAGCCCCCAGAACAGGATGATTCTCAGCAACCAGTTGCATCAAATTCAATGGTTGCAACTGGAGCAA GTGAGGATCAAACTAACGATGGTAAAAGTGAAAAACATGACACTATAGAGACAAAAGTGGATCAGAAAATTGATAAACTAAAGCACGCTGCAGTTTCTACAATCTCAGCAGCTGCAGTGAAGGCAAAACTTCTAGCAGAACAGGAAGAAGATCAAATCCGCCAACTTGCAGCAATGTTGATAGAGAAGCAG TTGCATAAGTTGGAAGCGAAATTAGGTTTCTTTAGCGAGATGGAAAATGTTGTAATGAGGGTGAGGGAGCAATTGGACAGGTCAAGACAGAAGCTCTACCATGAGCGGGCACAGATAATTGCAGCCCGCCTCGGCTTACCAGGTTCCTCATCTAGACCAATGCCATCGTCAATGCCTGCCAATAGAATGGCTATGAATGTTGCAAACTCAGTTCCAAGACCCCCACTAAACATGACTTCCCTAAGGCCACCTATGTCAAGACCCATGGGGCCAACGGCACCAACCTCAAGCCAATTTTCACCCACAGCCTTGGCAGGAAGTTCAATAAGGCCTCCCAGCCAGGACAAACTTTCTTCAGTCGGGTCGAAGTAA